A single genomic interval of Acetonema longum DSM 6540 harbors:
- a CDS encoding DMT family transporter → MNNGTVIYFMQDVKSGFPRLFENKYKGIILTTLAAVLFGITPMLASFSYSMGGTPETVTFFRNVFAIPALLLTLCLKKIPLSLPWAVLRSIALLGIIGGGITILLLYMSYPYIGIGTATTLHFLYPVFVCLICRIFFKERLGRQKMIVLLIAGAGILFFLDIKEITHITGLVIAGISGLTFAIYMVGMEKKKIVELNSLVITLYLAISVSVFMLLYNIPTGKIVLLLPLKAYFYMFILANLASFLAILLLQLGIKYLGASTASIFCLFEPVTSLICGGFFLKEAITIEKIIGCILISSAVILLATDKSNNSLCKIYESTD, encoded by the coding sequence GTGAATAATGGTACTGTAATATATTTTATGCAAGATGTAAAAAGCGGCTTTCCCCGTTTGTTCGAAAATAAATATAAAGGCATTATCCTTACAACGCTGGCAGCAGTTTTATTTGGAATAACTCCCATGCTGGCATCTTTTTCTTATAGTATGGGAGGCACGCCTGAAACGGTGACATTTTTCCGGAATGTTTTCGCCATTCCTGCTTTATTGCTGACACTTTGTTTGAAAAAGATACCACTTTCGCTGCCTTGGGCGGTATTGCGCAGTATCGCTCTATTGGGGATAATCGGTGGAGGCATAACGATCCTTTTACTCTATATGTCTTATCCGTATATAGGTATTGGGACCGCTACAACTTTACATTTTTTATATCCGGTATTTGTTTGCCTTATCTGCCGTATCTTTTTTAAAGAACGTTTGGGCCGGCAGAAAATGATTGTGTTGCTGATTGCCGGGGCCGGAATTTTATTTTTTTTGGATATTAAGGAAATCACACATATAACCGGTCTTGTGATAGCAGGGATTTCAGGTTTAACATTTGCAATATATATGGTTGGCATGGAAAAGAAAAAAATTGTTGAACTGAACTCTTTAGTGATTACACTTTATCTGGCTATTTCGGTGTCGGTTTTTATGCTGCTATATAATATTCCAACCGGAAAGATTGTACTGCTTTTACCGCTTAAAGCTTATTTCTACATGTTTATTCTTGCCAATTTAGCCTCATTTCTTGCAATACTGCTGTTGCAATTGGGAATCAAATATCTGGGGGCTTCTACAGCGTCGATTTTTTGCCTGTTTGAGCCTGTAACCAGTCTAATTTGCGGGGGATTCTTTTTAAAAGAAGCAATTACTATTGAAAAAATCATCGGGTGCATCCTGATTTCTTCTGCGGTTATCCTTCTTGCAACAGATAAATCAAATAATTCATTGTGCAAAATTTATGAGTCAACGGACTAA